In Bradyrhizobium erythrophlei, a single genomic region encodes these proteins:
- a CDS encoding sigma-54-dependent transcriptional regulator has protein sequence MSTEPLVIFIDDDDNLRRATAQMLELSGFAARVFSSAKQALSEITGSFPGVIATDIRMPDMNGLQLFGRVRAIDPELPVILTTGHGDIDLAVAAMKDGAYDFITKPFIPGRLTDALRRGIEKRTLVLENRSLHQAIAKASDEDGAFLGATPAISRLRETLYQIADTDVDVLVEGETGSGKEVVAQLLHSRSRRSCKAFVALNCGALPENIIESELFGYEAGAFTGARSRRIGRIEHASGGTLFLDEIESMPLAAQVKLLRVLETRQVEPLGTNQTRRLDLRVIAATKIDLNDSIARYSFRKDLYFRLNVVRLRIPPLRERREDIPLLFAHFLKRASQQFGRPIPELSRAVRNHLEDHTWPGNVRELLHFAQRIALGIEAESLTAESSVEIRENEDSSELSLADRVNRFEASVIRSVLRDHDGNLQRVLETLQLPRKTFYDKLRRHGISRADYHE, from the coding sequence ATGAGCACTGAACCGCTTGTCATTTTCATCGACGACGATGATAACCTTCGTCGCGCGACGGCCCAGATGCTGGAACTGAGCGGCTTTGCGGCCCGCGTGTTCTCGTCGGCAAAGCAGGCTCTTTCGGAAATCACTGGCAGCTTTCCTGGCGTCATTGCCACGGATATTCGCATGCCGGACATGAACGGCTTGCAGCTCTTTGGCCGCGTTCGAGCCATCGATCCGGAATTGCCGGTCATTCTCACGACTGGTCACGGTGATATCGATTTAGCCGTCGCTGCGATGAAAGATGGCGCCTATGACTTTATCACCAAGCCTTTCATTCCCGGGCGCCTGACCGACGCCCTGCGGCGCGGGATCGAGAAGCGCACACTCGTGCTTGAGAACCGGAGTCTGCACCAGGCGATCGCAAAGGCGAGCGACGAGGACGGCGCTTTTCTTGGCGCAACGCCCGCCATATCACGGCTGCGCGAAACGCTGTACCAGATCGCCGACACGGATGTGGACGTGCTTGTCGAGGGTGAGACGGGGTCGGGCAAAGAGGTGGTCGCCCAACTCCTGCACAGTCGCAGCCGTCGATCCTGCAAGGCGTTCGTCGCCCTCAATTGCGGGGCGCTTCCCGAGAACATAATCGAGAGCGAATTGTTTGGTTACGAGGCTGGCGCGTTCACGGGAGCCAGGTCGCGGCGTATCGGGCGCATCGAGCATGCAAGTGGCGGGACGCTGTTTCTCGATGAAATTGAATCGATGCCCCTTGCCGCGCAAGTGAAGCTGCTGCGGGTACTGGAGACACGGCAGGTCGAACCACTCGGGACCAATCAGACCCGCCGTCTGGACTTGCGCGTTATCGCAGCCACAAAGATTGACCTGAACGACTCCATAGCCCGGTACAGTTTTCGGAAAGATCTCTATTTCCGCCTCAACGTCGTAAGATTGCGTATTCCGCCGTTGCGCGAGCGCCGTGAAGATATTCCGCTGCTGTTCGCACATTTTCTCAAACGTGCATCGCAACAATTCGGGCGTCCAATTCCGGAACTGTCGCGCGCCGTTCGCAACCATCTGGAGGATCACACCTGGCCCGGTAATGTCCGCGAGCTACTTCACTTCGCGCAGCGCATCGCGCTGGGGATAGAGGCGGAGAGCTTGACCGCGGAATCGAGTGTCGAGATCAGGGAAAACGAGGACTCGTCCGAGCTCAGCCTGGCCGATCGTGTCAATCGTTTCGAGGCTTCCGTAATCCGCTCGGTTCTCCGCGACCATGACGGCAATCTTCAGCGCGTGCTCGAGACCCTGCAACTTCCTCGCAAGACTTTCTATGACAAGCTGAGACGACATGGCATCTCGCGTGCAGACTATCACGAGTGA
- a CDS encoding sensor histidine kinase, which yields MATAVGGLVAFAVLVSAALVAGRLAANRAVDNLVDQARAGLPLATATLAGEIEKQRLIPLTLARDPDVIALLETYDANAEANLDRKLKDIAEDAGSTVIYVIGADGRTLATSNFNEPDSFAGVKFPFRHYFRDAMTHGVGMQYAQGAVTARPGLFLSRRVDGTKAPLGVVVVKVELDGVEKAWRASGALVSVINEEGVVIGTTIPDWRFSTLSALKEPENGTVREHLQVVDDTPLTPVPIRQQGELTIAEIDGKPTALVGTSRSVGRPAPGWRLMLLLYADPIITRARLDGQITGVLAFALLIVLGRITWRRRQLQAARRAALTQINTELEERVEERTDQLKRANLALAAEIAERENAETKVHRLRDELAQANRLSILGQIAAGVAHEMNQPLAAIGVYAHNAKCYFESGKSDSGVDSLGQIAALTEQIANKTEALRSFARRAPSAATVLTIDDAIDGALSLLSGRVREAGVAVIIPSRDPSFRVMASRIRLEQILVNLLQNALDALRGRPHPRIEIQHAASAGNVQLIVHDNGPGLDPTIRTMLFMPFATSKENGLGLGLVISSEIARELGGYLELTPSDEGACFTLTLPRVGQ from the coding sequence TTGGCGACAGCCGTTGGCGGTTTGGTCGCGTTCGCAGTATTGGTGAGCGCTGCGCTGGTCGCCGGGCGTTTGGCTGCTAATCGCGCCGTTGACAACCTCGTGGATCAGGCCAGAGCCGGCCTGCCTCTTGCTACAGCAACTCTTGCCGGGGAGATCGAGAAGCAGAGGCTTATCCCTTTGACGCTTGCACGTGATCCTGACGTCATCGCGCTATTGGAGACATATGATGCCAATGCTGAAGCCAATCTCGACCGGAAGCTGAAAGACATCGCGGAGGATGCCGGATCTACGGTGATTTACGTGATCGGCGCCGATGGTCGTACTCTCGCCACGAGTAATTTCAATGAGCCGGACAGCTTTGCCGGCGTCAAATTTCCGTTCCGTCACTATTTTCGCGACGCGATGACCCACGGCGTCGGAATGCAATACGCGCAGGGCGCGGTGACAGCGAGGCCCGGTCTGTTTCTTTCGCGACGTGTCGACGGAACCAAGGCTCCGCTTGGCGTTGTCGTCGTCAAGGTCGAACTCGATGGCGTTGAGAAGGCGTGGCGTGCGAGCGGGGCGCTGGTCTCGGTGATTAATGAGGAAGGAGTGGTCATCGGGACGACAATACCCGATTGGCGTTTCTCGACACTGTCCGCGCTAAAAGAGCCTGAGAACGGTACGGTCCGTGAGCATCTTCAGGTAGTGGACGACACGCCCCTTACGCCAGTGCCCATTCGCCAGCAGGGCGAACTTACGATCGCTGAAATCGACGGAAAGCCGACCGCCCTCGTTGGAACGTCTCGGTCGGTTGGCCGTCCGGCTCCCGGTTGGCGTTTAATGCTTTTGCTGTATGCCGATCCAATCATCACCCGTGCGAGGCTCGACGGCCAGATCACTGGCGTTCTCGCATTCGCTCTGTTGATCGTACTCGGTCGAATCACATGGCGGCGCAGGCAATTGCAGGCCGCGCGTCGTGCGGCTCTTACGCAAATCAACACTGAACTTGAGGAGCGAGTGGAAGAGCGAACGGATCAGCTCAAGCGCGCCAATCTTGCGCTGGCCGCCGAGATAGCCGAACGCGAGAACGCAGAAACCAAGGTGCACCGTTTGCGCGATGAGCTCGCACAGGCCAATCGGCTCTCGATTCTTGGCCAGATTGCCGCGGGCGTGGCCCATGAAATGAACCAGCCGCTCGCTGCAATCGGGGTCTATGCGCACAACGCAAAATGCTACTTTGAGTCGGGCAAATCCGACTCCGGCGTCGACAGTCTGGGTCAAATCGCGGCCCTCACGGAGCAAATTGCAAATAAGACCGAGGCTCTTCGCTCCTTCGCCCGACGCGCGCCGAGCGCAGCGACGGTTCTGACGATCGATGATGCAATTGATGGTGCGTTGTCGCTTTTGTCTGGACGCGTCCGCGAGGCGGGCGTCGCGGTGATAATACCATCCCGTGATCCTTCCTTTCGCGTTATGGCGAGCCGTATCCGATTGGAACAGATTCTCGTCAACCTCTTGCAGAACGCGCTTGATGCTCTGCGAGGTCGGCCACATCCGCGCATTGAAATCCAACATGCAGCGTCCGCGGGGAACGTACAGCTCATCGTCCACGACAACGGTCCCGGCCTCGATCCAACTATCCGAACGATGCTGTTCATGCCCTTCGCCACCAGCAAGGAGAACGGGCTTGGCCTTGGTCTCGTGATCTCTTCGGAAATTGCTCGCGAGCTCGGCGGCTATCTGGAGCTGACACCATCAGACGAAGGAGCCTGCTTTACCTTGACTTTGCCGAGGGTGGGACAATGA
- a CDS encoding recombinase family protein, translated as MTVIGYAVSTIDQELSAQKAILRAAGCNVIRTERRSGATAASRRQLRTILKNLHNYDVLMVSRIDRLAHSVCDLQEIILAIKAKGASLKALEQPVDTSTAASKAFLDMLGLFAEFETNLRRERQREGIAKAKAEGRYKGRPISIDAARVHELKAQGKGVTDIAKEMNIARSSVYRALKERREKGLRRRSSDRRPVSGVCMHQGLLLQPGESVHAQRAIKQYDVRQTPLLAPGSGGNRGSRKEKEESFETFGFEPALTS; from the coding sequence ATGACAGTGATCGGCTATGCGGTGAGCACCATCGATCAGGAGTTGTCGGCTCAGAAGGCGATACTGCGGGCCGCGGGCTGCAACGTGATCCGGACAGAAAGGCGCAGCGGCGCAACGGCAGCGAGCCGGAGACAGTTGCGCACCATTCTGAAAAACCTCCACAACTACGATGTGCTGATGGTAAGCCGAATCGACCGGTTGGCGCACAGCGTCTGCGATTTGCAGGAAATCATTCTGGCGATCAAAGCCAAGGGCGCATCACTGAAAGCACTGGAACAACCCGTCGACACGAGCACTGCCGCCAGCAAGGCGTTCCTGGACATGCTGGGTCTCTTCGCGGAGTTCGAGACAAACCTGCGCAGGGAGCGCCAGCGTGAGGGCATCGCCAAGGCCAAGGCGGAAGGTAGATATAAGGGCCGGCCGATCTCGATCGACGCCGCGAGAGTGCACGAACTCAAGGCGCAAGGCAAAGGCGTCACCGATATCGCCAAGGAGATGAATATTGCACGGTCGTCCGTGTACAGGGCGCTCAAGGAGCGGCGTGAAAAGGGCCTGCGACGGCGATCCAGTGATCGTCGCCCGGTTTCTGGCGTCTGTATGCATCAGGGACTCTTGTTGCAACCCGGAGAGAGCGTTCATGCGCAACGAGCGATTAAGCAGTACGACGTGAGGCAGACACCTCTCCTCGCTCCCGGCAGTGGCGGCAACCGGGGCTCACGAAAGGAAAAAGAGGAGAGCTTCGAAACCTTTGGATTTGAACCGGCCCTTACATCGTAG
- the gspM gene encoding type II secretion system protein GspM, which produces MSSPIIAGAIYAGLVVVCLVVAASSLIDLFNQRASVASAAAMLEQLEGRKPPSADKRSGEAGVPSGSAFLEGATVTVAGAALLQRVAAAVTKAGGNVLSSQLDVQGGPNAKAGFVSMVANCELEQAALQSLLYDLEAGMPFLFVDQLDIQVATPGEGKLRFLLGVSAQWQGVR; this is translated from the coding sequence GTGAGCTCCCCGATCATCGCGGGCGCCATTTACGCCGGCCTTGTCGTCGTGTGTCTGGTGGTGGCCGCCAGTTCATTGATCGATCTCTTCAACCAGCGCGCATCGGTGGCGTCGGCCGCCGCGATGCTGGAGCAACTGGAAGGTCGCAAGCCGCCTTCGGCCGACAAGCGTTCGGGCGAGGCCGGCGTGCCCTCAGGCTCGGCCTTTCTCGAAGGTGCCACGGTGACCGTAGCCGGCGCGGCGCTTTTGCAGCGTGTCGCGGCGGCCGTGACCAAGGCGGGCGGCAACGTGTTGTCGTCCCAGCTTGACGTGCAAGGCGGCCCGAACGCCAAGGCCGGTTTCGTCAGCATGGTGGCCAACTGCGAACTCGAGCAGGCGGCGCTGCAATCGTTGCTCTATGATCTCGAAGCCGGAATGCCGTTTCTGTTTGTCGACCAGCTCGACATTCAGGTGGCGACCCCCGGCGAAGGCAAGTTGCGGTTTCTGCTCGGCGTCTCCGCACAGTGGCAAGGGGTAAGGTGA
- a CDS encoding PilN domain-containing protein: protein MASAVDSAVGRYAPGRHIVLEAGSDGLLTAKLKSSQKGEALSDLSFRISGGRPNPPLPSNWQSAFRGSHVEMELAPDQVMFRPLDFPKQAADFLDAMIHTQIDRLTPWSADAAVFGWSTPSANPHGRIELTLAAASRQEVEPLIQLATALNAQSLAVFAAPPAGNELAGRIKVLDQSLWSGSGRMMDTSRVLRTVLLSAALSAAISLVAALYFGDSLDSEQQALMQRISQRRAALRLGPDGGSAFGLLAKRKQTSPSTVVVLEALSKALPDGTFVTELRIDGDKVQVVGMTQDAPSLIRLIEKSPQFERATFFAPTTRAQNASGEQFHIEARITPSFGSKT, encoded by the coding sequence GTGGCGAGTGCTGTCGATTCCGCCGTCGGCCGGTATGCGCCCGGGCGACATATCGTGCTCGAGGCGGGCAGCGACGGCCTGCTGACCGCAAAGCTGAAGTCGTCGCAAAAGGGTGAGGCGCTTTCAGATCTGTCTTTTCGAATTTCGGGCGGCCGACCAAACCCGCCGCTGCCCTCGAATTGGCAGTCGGCATTTCGCGGCAGCCATGTTGAAATGGAACTGGCGCCGGATCAGGTGATGTTCCGGCCTCTCGACTTTCCCAAGCAGGCGGCCGATTTTCTAGACGCCATGATCCATACGCAGATCGACCGTCTGACGCCGTGGTCGGCGGATGCTGCCGTATTCGGCTGGAGCACGCCATCAGCGAATCCTCACGGACGAATCGAACTCACGCTGGCCGCGGCATCGAGGCAAGAGGTTGAGCCACTTATTCAGTTGGCAACTGCCCTCAATGCTCAATCACTCGCGGTCTTTGCCGCGCCTCCCGCGGGGAACGAGCTGGCTGGAAGGATTAAGGTGCTCGATCAATCGCTGTGGAGCGGGTCTGGACGTATGATGGATACGTCGCGTGTGCTGCGAACTGTGCTGTTGTCTGCAGCGCTTTCGGCTGCGATTTCGCTGGTGGCAGCCTTATATTTCGGCGACAGCCTCGATTCTGAACAGCAGGCGTTGATGCAACGGATTTCGCAGCGCCGTGCCGCGCTCCGCCTCGGTCCCGATGGCGGTTCGGCGTTCGGCCTGCTCGCCAAACGCAAACAAACCAGCCCCTCTACCGTCGTCGTGCTGGAAGCACTGTCAAAGGCCTTGCCCGACGGCACCTTTGTCACCGAACTTCGGATCGATGGCGACAAGGTTCAGGTGGTCGGCATGACGCAGGATGCGCCGTCGTTGATCCGTCTGATCGAGAAGTCGCCGCAATTCGAGCGCGCGACATTCTTTGCGCCAACCACGCGCGCGCAGAACGCGTCGGGTGAGCAATTCCACATCGAAGCCCGTATCACGCCGTCCTTTGGATCGAAGACATGA
- a CDS encoding general secretion pathway protein GspK: MNGHLRQAARSSEAGFVIVAVLWILMALAALAMIFSVYLANSARALGATDISIERDALVSASLELTAYRLLLVDEKERPSQGSFSFRMDDADALVTFTSEAARVDLNQAPKEMLAGLFQVLGLEQATADELADRVIGWRTKSKPNDANDESALYLARGLNYAPRSAPFVHVNELSLVLGATPTIIERMLPFVTVFSKSADIDPLVAPAEVVAALPGMTPQALNDFLKQRSSLPRDPKAIAAALGPAKAATTLPENKTYRVQTMLRFDKGRRVVSEAVILLAGGGSKTDTTKGQAAAKQNVKGAYSTLFWRDDYGEIVGRPLRRSNR, from the coding sequence ATGAACGGGCACCTCAGGCAAGCGGCGCGATCGTCCGAAGCTGGCTTCGTCATCGTTGCCGTACTGTGGATTCTGATGGCTTTGGCGGCCCTTGCGATGATCTTTTCGGTTTATCTCGCCAATTCAGCCCGCGCGTTAGGAGCAACCGATATAAGCATCGAACGGGATGCTCTGGTCTCGGCCAGCCTGGAACTGACAGCCTATCGGCTGCTGTTGGTTGATGAAAAAGAACGGCCTTCGCAGGGCTCGTTCAGTTTCCGGATGGACGATGCGGATGCGCTCGTCACCTTTACCTCGGAAGCGGCGCGAGTGGATCTCAATCAAGCGCCAAAGGAAATGCTCGCAGGCCTGTTCCAGGTTCTCGGTTTGGAACAAGCAACAGCTGATGAACTCGCTGACCGCGTGATAGGCTGGCGGACCAAATCCAAGCCGAATGACGCCAACGATGAGTCCGCGCTCTACCTTGCCAGGGGTCTCAACTACGCGCCAAGAAGCGCGCCTTTTGTCCATGTCAACGAGCTGAGCCTGGTGCTGGGTGCGACGCCGACCATCATCGAGCGCATGCTGCCGTTTGTGACCGTGTTCAGCAAGTCCGCCGACATCGACCCCCTGGTTGCGCCGGCGGAAGTGGTTGCCGCGCTGCCCGGCATGACGCCGCAGGCGCTCAACGATTTTCTGAAGCAGCGGTCGTCATTGCCCCGCGATCCGAAGGCAATCGCGGCCGCGCTCGGTCCCGCCAAGGCCGCCACGACCTTGCCGGAGAACAAGACTTATCGGGTTCAAACGATGCTGCGCTTTGACAAGGGCCGCCGCGTCGTCTCCGAAGCCGTGATCTTGCTGGCCGGCGGCGGCAGCAAGACCGACACCACAAAAGGGCAGGCCGCCGCCAAGCAGAACGTCAAAGGCGCTTACAGCACATTGTTCTGGCGTGACGACTACGGGGAGATCGTGGGGCGTCCTCTCAGGAGGTCGAACAGGTGA
- a CDS encoding PulJ/GspJ family protein, with protein sequence MTVSVDRRKGEGGFTLIESLVALALTGLVLSALANITARWLPNWNRGLDRIQRSEMIGITLQRLAEDLADALPVPASASDMGPFFAGSERSITFVRAALGPNAGPELDVIQLAETTDRAGLATVRSRTQFRPVPPDALASNQFHFREPVVLLRTPYRLTFAYAGDDDEEWQSSWRDPGKLPSRIRLTVQDSSNGRAISTVTSIHVQSAAQDADNASSPINQNGTPQPNSSNPSQQAAGQGNAR encoded by the coding sequence ATGACGGTATCGGTGGACAGACGAAAGGGTGAGGGCGGCTTTACCCTGATCGAGAGCCTGGTGGCGCTGGCGCTCACAGGTCTGGTACTGTCGGCGCTCGCCAACATCACCGCGCGCTGGCTGCCGAACTGGAATCGCGGCCTCGATCGCATTCAGCGCAGCGAGATGATCGGCATCACCTTGCAACGGCTTGCCGAGGACCTGGCCGATGCCCTCCCCGTGCCGGCGAGCGCCAGCGATATGGGACCGTTCTTCGCCGGCTCCGAGCGGTCCATCACCTTCGTTCGTGCCGCGCTCGGTCCAAACGCCGGTCCGGAGCTCGACGTCATACAACTTGCTGAAACGACTGATAGAGCGGGCCTCGCCACAGTTCGATCACGAACGCAGTTCCGGCCTGTGCCGCCGGACGCATTGGCTTCCAACCAGTTTCATTTTCGTGAGCCCGTGGTGCTCTTGCGCACGCCTTACCGGTTGACCTTCGCCTATGCGGGCGACGACGACGAGGAATGGCAAAGCAGTTGGCGGGATCCCGGCAAACTGCCGAGTAGAATCAGGTTGACCGTGCAAGATTCTTCGAACGGGCGAGCGATTTCGACCGTCACGTCGATCCACGTCCAGTCTGCCGCGCAAGACGCCGACAACGCCAGCTCACCAATTAACCAAAACGGCACTCCGCAGCCAAATTCGTCTAACCCATCGCAGCAGGCCGCTGGGCAAGGTAACGCACGATGA
- a CDS encoding general secretion pathway protein GspI produces the protein MLIALALVAVSIVAIGSVMSTNVRGVRTMEQHVTMIQAVRSVMASEVSSRAKIGFGTWSGRTSDHQWRIDISPMGREGEASNRDVDWVPALVRVQVRSPSGAVKDLRTVRLVHGSQQ, from the coding sequence GTGTTGATCGCGCTCGCCCTCGTCGCCGTATCGATCGTGGCGATCGGATCGGTGATGTCGACCAATGTGCGCGGGGTGCGCACGATGGAACAGCACGTCACGATGATCCAAGCCGTACGCTCGGTGATGGCAAGCGAAGTCTCTTCGCGCGCCAAGATCGGCTTCGGGACGTGGTCGGGCAGGACCAGCGACCATCAATGGCGGATCGACATTAGTCCGATGGGTAGAGAAGGGGAGGCATCAAACAGGGACGTTGACTGGGTTCCTGCGCTCGTCCGGGTGCAGGTCCGCTCGCCGTCGGGCGCGGTGAAGGATCTCAGGACGGTCCGCTTGGTGCATGGGTCGCAGCAATGA
- a CDS encoding prepilin-type N-terminal cleavage/methylation domain-containing protein, protein MPKMNRASERQRGFTLLEMVCVLALIAMLAAILLPFVPRHTTQSRLQGYALQTAALFKEDRNAAIRRGTGIATLVDPGSRVIRSGASADMIRIPDDVHFEAVLPRTCNQREALSTISFFASGMSCGGAVALTRADVGYEVRVNWLTGRIEIVSKNVAN, encoded by the coding sequence ATGCCAAAAATGAATAGGGCCTCCGAGCGCCAGCGCGGCTTCACGCTCCTGGAAATGGTGTGCGTGCTGGCGCTGATTGCGATGCTGGCGGCTATTCTGCTGCCGTTCGTGCCGCGTCACACCACCCAGTCGCGTTTGCAGGGATACGCCCTGCAAACGGCGGCCCTGTTCAAGGAAGACCGCAACGCGGCGATCCGGCGCGGGACTGGGATCGCTACCCTGGTCGATCCCGGCAGTCGCGTGATCCGGTCGGGCGCCAGCGCGGACATGATCCGCATTCCGGACGATGTTCATTTCGAGGCGGTCTTGCCCCGCACCTGCAATCAACGCGAGGCGCTGTCGACGATCAGCTTCTTTGCCAGCGGCATGTCCTGCGGCGGCGCGGTAGCGCTGACGCGCGCGGATGTCGGCTATGAGGTCCGCGTCAACTGGCTGACCGGAAGGATCGAAATTGTTTCGAAGAACGTCGCCAACTGA
- the gspG gene encoding type II secretion system major pseudopilin GspG yields the protein MRKHVGIFFTANEKRERRHGSGQAGFTLVEMLVVITIIGLIMGLIGPRVLNYLSESKVKAARIQLQSFGSALDLFFLDAGRYPSSSEGLAALMQRTSGVGAWNGPYLKGNTLPNDPWNHPYIYRSPGQHSPYEIISYGADGQEGGSGLAADISSENLVNAKNE from the coding sequence ATGCGCAAACACGTTGGCATTTTCTTCACCGCAAACGAAAAGCGCGAGCGCCGGCATGGGTCCGGCCAGGCCGGATTTACCCTGGTCGAAATGCTGGTCGTGATCACCATCATCGGCCTGATCATGGGGCTGATCGGTCCGCGCGTTCTCAACTATCTGAGCGAATCCAAGGTCAAGGCGGCGCGGATTCAGCTGCAGAGCTTCGGAAGCGCGCTCGATCTGTTCTTCCTCGATGCCGGCCGCTATCCATCGTCGTCGGAAGGCCTTGCCGCGCTGATGCAGCGGACGTCGGGCGTCGGCGCCTGGAATGGGCCTTACCTGAAGGGCAACACCCTGCCGAACGACCCCTGGAATCATCCTTACATCTATCGCTCCCCGGGCCAGCACAGCCCCTATGAAATCATTTCCTATGGCGCGGATGGCCAGGAAGGTGGCAGCGGACTGGCCGCCGACATTTCGAGCGAGAACCTCGTCAATGCCAAAAATGAATAG
- a CDS encoding type II secretion system F family protein has product MPNFRYRALTQNGEIVNGTLSAPTAAEVARRIEYLRLLPIETVEDKKASGGGGDNFGFFGRPSPAEVTTFTRDLALLLKASARLDDALELLANDADVGRLRPVVARLRASVLSGESFAGAVAEHPSLFPPMYVALVKVGEVSGTLDQVLEMLGAERARSEAMRRKVTDALQYPVFVLIAAACVMLFFILFVLPQFSSVLQDFGAKSDTALSFFIRLSNFLRANATAALLITAGTIMGLWWLFRRPGTWSALVSLVAKTPGIAVIFQFYRTSLFCRNLAVLLGSGVNLTSTLRILVDIMAVTGNVTVWTVAADRVRHGGKLSDALLASSNMPPMAIRMLRLGEETGQLPVLAGRVAEFYEAKLQRSLDRIVGIVGPLAIITISTVVGGLIVSVMTALLSVTQLVG; this is encoded by the coding sequence GTGCCGAATTTCCGCTACCGGGCCCTGACGCAGAACGGAGAGATCGTGAATGGCACGCTCTCGGCGCCGACGGCTGCCGAAGTCGCTCGCCGTATCGAATATCTGCGCCTGTTGCCGATCGAAACCGTCGAGGACAAGAAGGCATCTGGGGGAGGCGGCGATAATTTCGGTTTCTTCGGCCGGCCAAGTCCGGCGGAGGTGACGACATTCACGCGCGACCTCGCGCTGCTGCTGAAAGCCAGCGCTCGCCTCGACGATGCGCTCGAACTGCTGGCCAATGATGCCGATGTCGGCCGCCTTCGCCCCGTGGTCGCGCGCTTGCGGGCATCTGTGCTTTCGGGCGAAAGCTTTGCGGGTGCGGTCGCCGAACATCCGTCGCTGTTTCCCCCGATGTATGTCGCACTCGTCAAGGTCGGCGAGGTGTCGGGAACGCTCGACCAGGTGCTCGAGATGCTGGGCGCCGAACGCGCGCGCTCCGAGGCGATGCGCCGCAAGGTGACGGACGCGCTGCAATACCCGGTTTTCGTCCTGATCGCCGCGGCTTGCGTCATGCTGTTCTTTATTCTGTTCGTGTTGCCGCAGTTCTCGTCCGTGCTTCAGGACTTCGGCGCCAAGTCCGACACGGCGTTGAGCTTCTTCATCCGTCTGTCGAACTTCCTGCGGGCCAATGCGACGGCCGCGCTGCTCATCACGGCCGGTACCATCATGGGTCTGTGGTGGCTGTTTCGCCGGCCCGGCACCTGGAGCGCACTGGTGTCGCTCGTCGCGAAGACGCCAGGCATCGCCGTCATCTTTCAATTCTATCGCACCAGTCTTTTTTGCCGGAATCTCGCGGTGCTGCTCGGCAGCGGCGTCAATCTCACTTCCACGTTGCGCATTCTGGTCGACATCATGGCCGTAACCGGAAACGTGACGGTGTGGACGGTTGCGGCTGATCGCGTTCGCCACGGCGGCAAGCTTTCGGACGCGTTGCTGGCATCGAGCAACATGCCGCCGATGGCAATCCGCATGCTGCGGCTCGGCGAGGAGACCGGCCAGCTACCGGTGCTTGCCGGCAGGGTTGCCGAATTCTACGAGGCGAAACTACAGCGCAGCCTCGACCGCATCGTCGGCATCGTCGGGCCACTCGCGATCATCACCATCAGCACCGTGGTCGGAGGACTGATCGTATCGGTCATGACCGCACTGCTGTCGGTTACCCAGTTGGTTGGATAA